The Moorena producens PAL-8-15-08-1 genomic interval AAGTTATTAAGGTGCGTTCTTTAGATGGGAACGGCTCTAGTTGAGAAGTAAACAAGGGAATCGGGAATCGGGAATCGGGAATCGGGAAAGAGTTGCGTAGGGTGCGTTAAGGACGGGGGATTCTCGGTAGCCAGTGTTAGGACAATCCGTCCGAAAATTGTAACGGGCAAGATGCCCATTCCACCCACCGGGTCAAACAGTAAAAATGAGATGCACCCGCAATTACTTTGTATAATGGATTTATAGAAAGTGATTGGACAGTCTTCCTAAGACTTATGCGTGACCTAGAACAACTGACCAAAGATATTCAAGAACTACCAGAAGAGGTTCAAAACATTATTGCCGATATCATTGAGGTGTTCAAAAAACAGTATATAACGAAAAAACCGGCATCTCTTCACCCTCTGGAATTAGAGAATCAACCTTTTATTGGTATGTGGCGTGATCGACAAGATACTCAAAATAGTAGCGAATGGGTTAGAATAATTAGACAACAGCATTGGTAGGGATAAATTGCTGCTACCGCTATTGAAAATCAAATTCCTCTACTCAGTAAAAATCAACGATATTATCGTTTTATATCAGAACTAAATTTATTTAAATATCCATAACATTGATGGAAAAATATGGTCGATTACCAAGGGATACAAAATAATTAAATGCCCAAGAAAATCAGAGAACTAAAATCAATGCTAAAAAAAGCGGGTTTCTCTTATCGTTCAGGTAAAGGCAGTCACACAGTTTGGAGTCATCCTTTATTAAACTATAGTCTGACTCTCTCTGGTAAAGATGGAGAAGACGCTAATAAATATCAAGAAAAAGCTGTTAAAAATGTACTCATAGACTTAGATAATTTACAGAAATAAATACAGATGAAAAATCACTATAGTATCTTAATTCAATGGTCAGAGCCAGACCAAACTTACATTGCTAGTTTGCCAGAATTTGGTCCCTATGCTCATACTCATGGTAGCAGCTACGAAGAAGCTCTAAAAAATGCTAAAGACGTGTTAGAGCTTTTGGTAGAAGATTACCAAGCTAGAGGGAAAGAGTTACCTTTATTAAATTATTCAAAAATAACCGTTTAATTAAAGAGTACAAAAACCGACTTTACCACTGCTGATTTTGTCTTGCTTATAGAGCATCAGTCCAATTTAAACTAAATAATGAGTTTATTATGAACAATTACGGGACTGACTGTCCCAATACTGGCTACCGAATTCTAAATTCTAAATTCTAAATTCTAAACTGACTCCACCTACAACTGGATTGTCTCCGAGTCCCCAAATGGGATCATCTACACCATTGCTATTTTCTGGTAGCTGTTGATTGTTTTGCTGTAATTGTTTAAGTTTAACAATTTCATGACGCAAGGCTAATACAACTAATTATTCAAAATTATTGACTAGTCCTGTTTGAATTAGCTCTTCTGTATTTTTTAGCAAATATGTGGGTAAATTTAAAGTGATTTGATTGACGTTTTCCATGGATATTATTGTTTTGATGAGATCAGAGGCTTACTTATGATTGATTGAGCTTACCTATAGTCTAGCTTAGTTAGCACAACTAAACTTGCCCATGATTAAGCTAACATTAGCTTAGCGCAATTCTTCCCCATGGCACAGGCATCAACTGAATCCTAACACTGGTTCCCTTCACACCCAGTAAAGCTAATCATAATTCCTCTATCGTTGATTAACTCTTGCCTCTTGCCTCTTGCCTCTTGCCTTTTGCCTCTTGCCTTTTGCCTTTTGCCTTTTGCCTTTTGCCTCTTCCCTACTCCCTACTCCCTACTCCCTACTCCCTACCTCCACCATCGGCTAACATCATCAACCGCTGCCACCGTTTCTCTTAGGGCTTCAATACCCCCAAACTTGATGATTAAAGGAGCTAATTGAGGAAGAGCTCTAAGAAAATTGCGACGCCTTAGACTAGCTAAACCATCAAGAGTTTGTTGCCAAAAAGGAAAATCAACCGACGAAGGAGTTAATCTCTGAATCAAGCGGTGTAAAGCATCGGCTCGGTCGTATTCAAACTCAAGGGCTCTGGCGGAATCTAAAGCTTGTAGTAACACATCGGGTAAGTGGGGGGCCAAGCCGACTAAGGCTCTGGCTCGGTGAGATTCATACCCAATCCCTCTGGCGGAATCTAAGGCTTGGTGTAACAACACTTCCGATAAGTGGGGGGCTAAGCCGATTAAGGCTCTGGCTCGGTGAGATTCATACCCAATCCCTCTGGCGGAATCTAAGGCTTGGTGTAACAACACTTCCGATAAGTGGGGGGCTAAGCCGATTAAGGCATCGGCTCGGTCGTATTCAGACCCAATCCCTCTGGCGCAATCTAAGGCTTCTTGTAACACTTGGGGTAAGTGCGGTGCTAAGCCGATTAAGGCATCGGCTCGGTCGTATTCAGACCCAATCCGTCTGGCGCAATCTAAGGCTTCTTGTAACACTTGGGGTAACTGGGGGGCTAAGGCGATTAAGGCATCGGCTCGGTCGTATTTATCCCCAATCCCTCTGGCCGCTTCTAAGGCTTGGAGTAACAACGTTTCGGCCAAGTGGGGGGCTAAGCCGATTAAGGCTAATGCTCGCTCGTATTCATCGGAAATCCCTGTGGCGCAATCTAACGCTTTTGGTAACACTTGAGGTAACTGGGGGGCTAAGCTGATTAAGGCTAATGCTCGGTAGTATTCATGCCCAATCCGTCTGGCGGAATCTAAAGCTTCCGGTAACACATCGGGTAAGTGGGAGGCTAAGCCGATTAAGGCTAATGCTCGCTCGTATTCATCCGATATCCGTCTGGCGCAATCTAACGCTTCTGGCAACACTTGGGGTAAGTGGGGGGCTAAGGCGATTAAGGCTTTGGCTCGGTCGTATTTATACCGAATCCGTCTGGCGCAATCTAAGGCTTGGTGTAACAAGACTTGGGGTAAGTGGGGGGCTAAGGCGATTAAGGCTTTGGCTCGGGAGTATTCATACTTAATCCGTCTGGCGCAATCTAACGCTTCCGGTAACACATCGGGTAAGTGGGGGGCTAAGGCTACTAAGGCATGGGCTCGGTGGTATTCATCGGAAATCCCTCTGGCGCAATCTAAAGCTTCCGGTAATAAAGAAGGGGTAAGATACTTACTAATTCCCTCCAAACCCTTTGCTTGACGTTTATAATCTTTAATCTGTCGCACATAAGCTAGTGCCTGGGCTGGCGTCCAAATTTTGTTCTTCAGTAATGCTGCCATTAACTCTGGAGGAATATTTCTAGCCAAGCTGTTGAAGGATGTGGTAATCAGAGCATACCGACACTGTAAACTAATGGATTGCGTAGGATTTTCTATAAACTTAGCTGCTGCTATTGCCCAAGCTCTCGATACATCCTTAACAAAATTAGCAGTTTTTCCCTGTCTGTCACACTGCCAATACCAACCGTTATCTCCTTCTGCAGTTTCTTCTTTCAGGAGTTGATGAATTTCATCTATCTTTTGGGCTTTTTCCAGGTGCCAAGTTAAGTAGTTATAGATGTAACCATCATCGGGCAAGGTATGCCATAATCCCAAATCGGTCTTAGTTTGATAACGTTCTAATAATTGCTGATGGGCTTCGGTGATTGATAATCCTAGCTCTGGTTGCAGCAGATTACGGGCTAAATCATGTAACAGGTCATGGAGGCGATAGCTAGTTTGTGGTGTACTAGAGAACCCTGGTAGTAATAACGCTTTTTGTCTTAAGACTATTAACGTCTTTTTGGCTTGAAATGAAGTACAGTCCCATAAGGTGGTCGCCATGGTTGCACTAATAGTGACATTCTCCGGCAGTACCCCTAACCAAGCAAATTTTTTCAATCTCTCGGGGGATAATCGCTTTAAACTAAGATTAAACGAAGCCACTAGACTATAGTTTTTGCGCTTAGCGTCACTTGGTTCTTCCTCTGCTTCCAATCGATCCAAGGCTTCTAAATCAGCAATTTCAGCTTGTAACTCATCCAGTAACTCCTGCCAAGAGAATCCATCCCTAACTTGGGTAGCAGCTAATTCTAAGGCTAGGGGTAAATAGCCCACAGTTTTGGCTAAGGTTTTAGCATAGTCGAGTTCTTGATTAGTTAAGTGGTTGTTTACAGCAATTTTCGCCCCCCTAGCCCCCCAATTTTGGGGGGAACTTGAGTTAAAGTCCCCCAGAATTGGGGGATTTAGGGGGCTTGCAGCTAAAGGCAGTGAGGTCGATTCAATTGAGTTAAAGTCCCCCAGAATTGGGGGATTTAGGGGGCTTGCAGCTAAAGGCAGTGAGGTCGATTCAATTGAGTTAAAGTCCCCCAGAATTGGGGGATTTAGGGGGCTTGCAGCTAAAGGCAGTGAGGTCGATTCAATTGAGTTAAAGTCCCCCAGAATTGGGGGATTTAGGGGGCTTGCAGCTAAAGGGAGTGAGGTCGATTCATCTGAAAAAAGCTGTAAACAACCGGTTAATAACTCCAAGGATTGATTTAGAGTCATCACGTTTAAATCATAGCGAATCGCACCGTTAACCGGAGCTTCTCTTGTAGTTACTAAAACCCGACAGCCACCCCCTGCTACTCGAAAGGGTTCAACATGGTCAGGATGCCAAACATCATCCACTACTAGCAACGCTTTTTTATCGGATAATAACGTTCTTAATTGTAAAGAAGCGGCCTCAGTATTAATCGGTTTTAAATCATAATCTTTTAATGCCTGTATCCACGTACTTATAAACGATAAAATATCTGGTTGCTGACCTAAGCTTGCCCAAAAAATCCCATCGGTAAAATGGGATTGAACCTCTTTGTCATGGGCTAAGGCCGCAGCTAAAGTGGATTTACCAATTCCTCCTAAGCCATAGATGGCACTAACCACTAAGGTGCCAGCTCTAGCGGTTTCTTGGGATAACAGAATTTGTTTTAGTCGTTGGCTTACTTCCGGGCGTTCGACATAATACCAAGGTAGTGGCGGTGCTTGATTTATTCGAGTTTGGTTAACCTGCCTCCCAGGCGACTGCACTCAAGTATTATTATAATTAATAGTTTGGTCGCCTTTAATAATATTTTGGCTTCCTCCAATATTAGTATTATCTTTATTAATACTCTTCCCTTGGACGAAGTTACCCTGGTTATCTACTTTCTCAATGTTGTAATTGTCACGCTTAGCTTGGTGGGATTCCAAGGCTTTGTTAATGTCTTGAATAATTTCCTCTAAATTAGGCAAATCTTGAGCATTAACAGTAGTCACTAAATGCTCCATGGCTTGGGCAACTTCGGGATTTTGCTTCGCTGCTGTTTCTAGCTGCAATACCACTTCGGCATAATCGAGAGGTTGCTCTGGGACTTTCTCGATCGCAGTTACTGTCTCTGGAGACTGTTTTCTAAGGGATTCCAGAAACAACCGCTTAGGTCTATCCCAGAGAACTTGCCCGACATTTTCCCCGGTTTTTTCTATGGCTTTAATCGCCACCACCTTAGCAATAGCTAAAGCTGCACTTGCTATTACTTCCATACTCGAAACAGATTACTCACAGTCTCCGTTTATTATAGTATTTTTAAATTAGGTTGAGCTATTTTAGAGTTAGTAGTTAGTAGGGTGGGCAGTGCTTACTAATGCGATCGCCAGATGCTGTGATCTATCTTTGGCACTGCCCACCCTACATCACTATTCTCTATTGTGATTAATTCGAGTGGTGGGCAGTGCTTACTAATGCGATCGCCAGATGCTGTGATCTATCTTTGGCACTGCCCACCCTACATCACTATTCTCTATTGTGATTAATTCGAGTGGTGGGCAGTGCCTACTAATGCGATCGCCAGATGCTGTGATCTATCTTTGGCACTGCCCACCCTACATCACTATTCTCTATTGTGATTAATTCGAGTGGTGGGCAGTGCCTACTAATGCGATCGCCAGATGCTGTGATCTATCTTTGGCACTGCCCACCCTACATCACTATTCTCTATTGTGATTAATTCGAGTGGTGGGCAGTGCCTACTAATGCGATCGCCAGATGCTGTGATCTATCTTTGGCACTGCCCACCCTACATCACTATTTATCAATATCCCTCTTCTGTTCCCTTTACCTGCTATATCAAAAAATAATTCAATTAAAAATACTGTAAAAATACACATAATTGAGGCCATAAATAACTAATAATACTATTTGTAAATAAATGTAAAAAAAATATTCAACCTTGCATTTTTTCGAGGATTTATCTATACTATAAAATGTAACGACTGAAACTAATAGCCGCGCTGGCAAAAACTGTTAACCACGACCAGCGCGGCTTTCCTCCCTCCTAAAAAGGAGTTACTTCCATCATGCAAAAAAATATCACAATCATCAATCCTGGCTGGGTACATCTCAGTAACCATTCAGCTTATGCGCTACGCATAACTATCAGGTACACAGAATTGTTTTCCTTCTTCCCTGTTCTCTGCTCCCTGCTCCCTGCTCCCTGCTCCCTGCTCCCTGCTCCCTAAAAACCCAGAACGAAAGTACCTCACCGAATTGCAACCCGCTGTATGGGCGATGGGCACGCTAGCTGACCGCTGACCGCTGACCGCTGACCGCTGACCGCTGACCGCTGACTGCTGAATAATTAAATTTTACGAGAGAAAAAAAACAGGAATATATTTCGACGAATAAAAAAAGAAAAAGGGAAATCCTAGCATACAATAGTGAAAAGATCGTCTACTATAAGAGTAAGATAGAGCTTAACTGCTTCCGGGAAAACCACTGTCAAGTGCCCGGGTAGTTAATAGTTATAGTTACTCATAGAATCAAGGGAACTAGTGTAAGGATAAGCCAAGTCAATGGTCACTCAGGACTTAGGCTTATTTAAGATGAGGCTTTTATCTACGCCAAAAGAGTTTTCACTAGTAGCCCAAGGAAAAAAAAATAATTAATTCAGGGGTCTACGAGATTATTTGTGCTAATTCATAATGGTCACAGATAACCGAAATTATAGATATCCATAGACAGGATTTGGAGTCAATTATTTGGCCATAATTCCCATAGCACTGTCGATTGCTAAACTTGCTAGTACGAAAGTATTCATTTTTATTCTAAGCACTAAACCTTGGATGAGTAATGTCTAAACAAAAGCGTAAAAGGTTAAGGTGCACCAGCGCTTGGAGGCTGCAAAGTTGGAAAATTTGCTTGCCCGCGATCGCAATAATCATGCTGTTGTGTGCCGAGGTAGCAGTAGCCCAGAATCCACCTTTTCAGACTACTCTTGCATCTCTCCAAATTGCGGTGGATACTATCTGGGTGATATTCACTGGTTGTTTAGTATTCTTCATGAACGCGGGCTTTGGGATGTTGGAAGTTGGTCTTTGCCGCCAAAAGAACGCTGCCAACATTTTGACTAAAAACCTGATTGTGTTTGCCCTGTCTACAGCCGCTTACTGGGCAGTTGGCTTTGCTGTCATGTTTGGTGATGGGAATCCTGTTTTAGGTTTCAATGGCTTGTTCCTTTCAGGATTAGATAATAGTCCAGCCATAGGAGAAGCCTACAACGGCGTCTTCTATTCACTAAAAGATATTGGTATACCCCTCAACGCCAAATTCTTTTTTCAACTGGTTTTTGCTGGAACTGCTGCGACTATTGTGTCTGGAGCAGTGGCCGAGCGCATCAAATTTTCGGCGTTTTGTCTGTTCAGCGTTCTACTTGTGGGCATCATTTACCCAATCATGGGTCACTGGATTTGGGGAGGAGGCTGGCTAGGAGGAGGCTGGCTACAAGGGCTAAAAGTTTGGGACTTTGCTGGTTCAACCGTAGTTCACTGCGTAGGCGGTGGCTCTGCCTTAGTAGGTGCTTACCTTCTCGGACCACGCAAGGGCAAATATATAGATGGCGTGTCCTATGGGCTGCCCGGACACAATCTCAGCCTGGCGATTCTAGGTTGCTCGATTTTATGGCTGGGCTGGTTTGGTTTTAATCCCGGCTCAAGCATTTTTAATCCCGGAACAACGAATTTAGATCCCAACTCCATTAGCCATATTGTCCTCACGACGAATATAGCAGCTTGTGCAGGGGGTATTGCCGCAGCTATAACTACCTGGTTTGACCCAAGGGATCCTGACAGTAGGGCTGACCCCACTATGATTATTAACGGAGTACTGTCGGGTTTAGTAGCTATTACTGCATCCTGTGGATTCGTTACGATTGGTAGCGCTATCACCATCGGTCTACTGGCAGGAATAATTGTAGTCTTTTCAGTGGACTTCTGGGACAGGATGAAAATTGATGATCCAGTAGGTGCTATTTCTGTCCATTTTGTCGGTGGAGTCTGGGGAACACTGGCTTTAGCTCTTTTCAGTGAAGGACCTGGTGATTTGTATAGTATTGGTAACGGTCCAGTAGCCGGACTATTCTGTGGTGGCGGGATAGATAGTATCCGGCAGCTTTTTATTCAACTACTCGGCATTGTTGCAGTAGGTCTGTCAACGGTTGTCTTGAGCTCCCTGGCTTGGTTATTTGTTAAACGCATACTTTCCTCAGATCTCAGAGTTACAGAAAAAGCAGAAATTGAAGGTCTAGATTTCCACGAACACCGTATGACTGCCTACACTGGCTTTTTGCTTAAAGCAGATGTCAAGCAATCATCCCTGAGAGATCAGCAAAAACATAATTAACACACTGTTCTGTAGATACAATCAAACCCATGAAATTATAGGATTCAACCGGTTGTGAAGGTAATCAATATA includes:
- a CDS encoding type II toxin-antitoxin system HicB family antitoxin gives rise to the protein MKNHYSILIQWSEPDQTYIASLPEFGPYAHTHGSSYEEALKNAKDVLELLVEDYQARGKELPLLNYSKITV
- a CDS encoding ammonium transporter gives rise to the protein MSKQKRKRLRCTSAWRLQSWKICLPAIAIIMLLCAEVAVAQNPPFQTTLASLQIAVDTIWVIFTGCLVFFMNAGFGMLEVGLCRQKNAANILTKNLIVFALSTAAYWAVGFAVMFGDGNPVLGFNGLFLSGLDNSPAIGEAYNGVFYSLKDIGIPLNAKFFFQLVFAGTAATIVSGAVAERIKFSAFCLFSVLLVGIIYPIMGHWIWGGGWLGGGWLQGLKVWDFAGSTVVHCVGGGSALVGAYLLGPRKGKYIDGVSYGLPGHNLSLAILGCSILWLGWFGFNPGSSIFNPGTTNLDPNSISHIVLTTNIAACAGGIAAAITTWFDPRDPDSRADPTMIINGVLSGLVAITASCGFVTIGSAITIGLLAGIIVVFSVDFWDRMKIDDPVGAISVHFVGGVWGTLALALFSEGPGDLYSIGNGPVAGLFCGGGIDSIRQLFIQLLGIVAVGLSTVVLSSLAWLFVKRILSSDLRVTEKAEIEGLDFHEHRMTAYTGFLLKADVKQSSLRDQQKHN
- a CDS encoding type II toxin-antitoxin system HicA family toxin, coding for MPKKIRELKSMLKKAGFSYRSGKGSHTVWSHPLLNYSLTLSGKDGEDANKYQEKAVKNVLIDLDNLQK
- a CDS encoding NB-ARC domain-containing protein; this translates as MQSPGRQVNQTRINQAPPLPWYYVERPEVSQRLKQILLSQETARAGTLVVSAIYGLGGIGKSTLAAALAHDKEVQSHFTDGIFWASLGQQPDILSFISTWIQALKDYDLKPINTEAASLQLRTLLSDKKALLVVDDVWHPDHVEPFRVAGGGCRVLVTTREAPVNGAIRYDLNVMTLNQSLELLTGCLQLFSDESTSLPLAASPLNPPILGDFNSIESTSLPLAASPLNPPILGDFNSIESTSLPLAASPLNPPILGDFNSIESTSLPLAASPLNPPILGDFNSSSPQNWGARGAKIAVNNHLTNQELDYAKTLAKTVGYLPLALELAATQVRDGFSWQELLDELQAEIADLEALDRLEAEEEPSDAKRKNYSLVASFNLSLKRLSPERLKKFAWLGVLPENVTISATMATTLWDCTSFQAKKTLIVLRQKALLLPGFSSTPQTSYRLHDLLHDLARNLLQPELGLSITEAHQQLLERYQTKTDLGLWHTLPDDGYIYNYLTWHLEKAQKIDEIHQLLKEETAEGDNGWYWQCDRQGKTANFVKDVSRAWAIAAAKFIENPTQSISLQCRYALITTSFNSLARNIPPELMAALLKNKIWTPAQALAYVRQIKDYKRQAKGLEGISKYLTPSLLPEALDCARGISDEYHRAHALVALAPHLPDVLPEALDCARRIKYEYSRAKALIALAPHLPQVLLHQALDCARRIRYKYDRAKALIALAPHLPQVLPEALDCARRISDEYERALALIGLASHLPDVLPEALDSARRIGHEYYRALALISLAPQLPQVLPKALDCATGISDEYERALALIGLAPHLAETLLLQALEAARGIGDKYDRADALIALAPQLPQVLQEALDCARRIGSEYDRADALIGLAPHLPQVLQEALDCARGIGSEYDRADALIGLAPHLSEVLLHQALDSARGIGYESHRARALIGLAPHLSEVLLHQALDSARGIGYESHRARALVGLAPHLPDVLLQALDSARALEFEYDRADALHRLIQRLTPSSVDFPFWQQTLDGLASLRRRNFLRALPQLAPLIIKFGGIEALRETVAAVDDVSRWWR